GAAACTGCAATAACAATTGCGAACGCTCCCTGCAGAAGGATGGCAACAACTGGCACTCTCGTCCGCGGGTGAATGCGAGCGACAGCCTGAAAGAAAAGCCCATCTCGAGCCATGGCAAAATAAACGCGCGGCGATGTTAGCACGGCCTGACTGAGAAATCCCACGGCCGAGATGGCGATTCCCGCCGAGAGTATCGCCGCACCGCGACCTCCGAGCGCCCTTCGCATCACTTCATAAGCGGGGCTGCCATTCTCGGAAAGTTCCTTAACGCCAAGAACGCTCAGGCAAACATAATTGACACCCAGATAGAGTATCGTCACTCCCAGAACACCCAGCAACAAACCGCGGGGAAGGTTTCTTCGAGCATCCCGAACTTCAGCGGCCATGAAGGTGGTCGTGTGCCAACCGCCGTAGGCGAAGAGAACTGGCACCATCGCCGCCGCTAAAGCTGGCAACATCCACCATCCTGCGACGGGTTCAGTTGCTTCGCCCCCAGTGGGAGGACTTGCCGGAATCGCTATTAGCAGACCGCAAGCAATCAAAGCACAAATGGCGAGTACCTTGAGTACCATGAACAGGTTCTGGGCTGTGCTGGCCGTACGAACCCCGAGACAGTTGATAGCTGTGAGTCCAGCGATGGTCACTCCAGCCACGACTTTGCCGAGGGTTGAATCCCCCGCCATGGTGCCAGAAACATCAGCCGATGAGCCGAAGATGACGGGAAAAAGATTCCCCAGTTCGAGAAAGTAGCGAGCAAAGACCACGGCCACCGATGCCATACCGCCCGATTGAATGACCCAAAGAAGGCACCAGCCGTAGAGAAAGGCGACAACCGGATGGTAAGCTTCGCGGAGAAAAGCGTACTGGCCGCCGACGTGCGGCCGTCGTCGGGCTAAGTCGGCATAGACGAGGCTACCGGCCAGACTGACGGCCCCGCCTAGCACCCAAGCCAATAACACCAATGCGGGAACACCAACCACCTTGGCCACATCGTGGGGAACTACGAAAATGCCGGCTCCGATCACACTTCCCATGACCAGCATGGTGATATCGAAGAGGCCGAGAGCTCTAGCGAGAGTTGGAGGATCGTCCGACTTCGGTGCTTCTGCGGGAACCAGTTGAGGATCCAAATTTGCCTCGGGTAGGAGTCGTAGTCTATTCGAGCCGGCATGTGGCCATTTCAACTTACAAGCCAGTACTCTAGCCTCAATTCCTGTTGGTGGAAAG
The genomic region above belongs to Telmatocola sphagniphila and contains:
- a CDS encoding APC family permease, which gives rise to MDPQLVPAEAPKSDDPPTLARALGLFDITMLVMGSVIGAGIFVVPHDVAKVVGVPALVLLAWVLGGAVSLAGSLVYADLARRRPHVGGQYAFLREAYHPVVAFLYGWCLLWVIQSGGMASVAVVFARYFLELGNLFPVIFGSSADVSGTMAGDSTLGKVVAGVTIAGLTAINCLGVRTASTAQNLFMVLKVLAICALIACGLLIAIPASPPTGGEATEPVAGWWMLPALAAAMVPVLFAYGGWHTTTFMAAEVRDARRNLPRGLLLGVLGVTILYLGVNYVCLSVLGVKELSENGSPAYEVMRRALGGRGAAILSAGIAISAVGFLSQAVLTSPRVYFAMARDGLFFQAVARIHPRTRVPVVAILLQGAFAIVIAVSGTFHQILNYVMSVELVFLTLTSLSLFILRRKDRAAGVDMSDSMPGHPVATIIFTVSTIAVTAALFYEYPENSLIGLGIAAAGMPVYAFWRWRNGGKTEVEG